One part of the Aliivibrio fischeri ATCC 7744 = JCM 18803 = DSM 507 genome encodes these proteins:
- the dcuC gene encoding C4-dicarboxylate transporter DcuC, giving the protein MASLLLVLIVVVIAARMILKGYKAEPTLLMSGTILIFATGIFGWGPMLPASVTSTNFSGFEPFKYIQFLMGYRAGALGLMIMALVGFADYMSHIGANDVVVRLATKPLSRIQNKNIMLFFAYCMASILQLAIPSATGLGVLLMGTLYPVMLGLGISRGSAAAVIASSLAVSFTPTGVDAIRASEALGMDLMSYVSHYQAPTSVATMVVIGIMHVIWQTQVDKKHPEQFEQASIEQTQKEEVLAPSYYVILPLLPIIMAVVFSKLVISTINMDVTTIVFVSMFVAMLCECITKRSLKTVFDGFNVFSKGMGSAFSSVVVLLVAAGVFAYGIQATGAITNLIMMAKSVGLPSVAMTFVFAVVTLMAAVIMGSGNAPFLAFVELIPTIASSMGANAAAMLMPMQQASAIGRAMSPVSAVVIASATGAKLSPFEVAKRTSVPVLVGFVFHFVIVYAFYS; this is encoded by the coding sequence ATGGCTTCGTTATTACTTGTTCTTATCGTTGTTGTTATTGCGGCAAGGATGATTTTAAAGGGGTATAAAGCCGAACCCACTTTATTAATGTCAGGAACGATATTGATTTTCGCCACTGGGATTTTTGGTTGGGGGCCAATGTTACCAGCCTCGGTTACATCAACTAATTTTTCAGGGTTCGAGCCGTTTAAATACATACAATTTTTAATGGGATATCGAGCGGGAGCGCTTGGGTTAATGATTATGGCTTTGGTTGGTTTTGCTGACTATATGAGTCATATTGGCGCTAATGATGTTGTCGTTCGTTTAGCCACTAAACCACTAAGTCGTATTCAAAATAAAAACATTATGTTGTTCTTTGCTTACTGTATGGCAAGTATCTTGCAGTTGGCAATTCCTTCAGCTACCGGGCTTGGCGTGCTATTGATGGGAACACTTTATCCTGTGATGTTGGGATTAGGTATATCTCGTGGTAGCGCCGCGGCGGTTATTGCTAGTTCATTAGCGGTAAGTTTTACGCCAACAGGGGTGGATGCAATACGTGCAAGTGAAGCTTTAGGTATGGACTTGATGAGTTATGTTTCTCATTATCAAGCTCCAACATCGGTAGCAACTATGGTGGTTATCGGTATTATGCACGTTATTTGGCAGACACAGGTTGATAAAAAGCATCCAGAACAGTTCGAACAAGCATCAATTGAACAGACACAAAAGGAAGAAGTGTTAGCACCTAGCTATTATGTCATTTTACCTTTGCTTCCCATTATTATGGCTGTTGTGTTTTCTAAATTAGTCATTTCAACGATCAATATGGATGTGACGACGATTGTATTTGTTTCAATGTTTGTTGCTATGTTGTGTGAATGCATAACGAAAAGAAGTTTAAAAACGGTTTTTGATGGTTTCAATGTGTTCTCAAAAGGAATGGGGAGTGCATTTAGCAGTGTGGTTGTATTATTAGTTGCTGCTGGTGTTTTTGCTTATGGAATTCAAGCGACAGGAGCGATTACCAACCTAATCATGATGGCTAAATCAGTGGGTTTACCAAGTGTAGCGATGACGTTTGTTTTTGCTGTAGTGACGTTAATGGCTGCGGTAATCATGGGGTCGGGGAATGCGCCATTCTTGGCGTTTGTTGAATTAATTCCTACTATAGCTTCCAGTATGGGAGCCAACGCAGCGGCAATGCTAATGCCAATGCAACAAGCCTCAGCAATAGGTCGAGCAATGTCGCCAGTTTCTGCTGTTGTTATTGCTTCAGCTACGGGGGCTAAGTTAAGTCCATTTGAAGTTGCAAAGCGAACATCAGTCCCTGTTTTAGTCGGTTTTGTGTTCCATTTTGTTATTGTTTACGCTTTTTATAGCTAA
- a CDS encoding glycoside hydrolase family 19 protein — translation MKLNSLCIAVMLATSAYVNAAEIYNQEQSYQAGSQVSFNGDIYEAKWWANPGQSPADVAANPWDTPWELISEGDGVTPPPPVVDPEEPEVELPEGDYPQYKEGEKYKGGDVVQNENQLYRCKTGVTATWCSGAAWAYAPGTGTAWVDAWEKITEDDLVPPVDPEIPPVDPEVPPTGGDYKVNQSTLDAKEAELTNFDVMNDVKASIATLDNETVERIISGAESNPDNVKRIEQIVSESTWNFLFPKRAPEYTYRHFLQATGKFPAFCGTYEDGRDSDAICKKSLATMFAHFTQETGGHTAHWEVPEWRQGLVHVREMGWTEEMRGGYNGECNPDVWQGQTWPCGTFDNGEFKSYFGRGAKQLSYNYNYGPFSDAMFGTVRTLLDNPEMVADTWLNLSSAVFFFVYPQPPKPSMLHVIDGTWQPNQADLNNGLVPGFGVTTQIINGGVECGGSVEVAQSLNRIKYYKEMANYLGVPIEDTEILGCKGMKQFDAAGAGAVNIYWEQDWGWSSETPDGKAYACQLVGYQTPHSAFKFRDYTKCVEANFPNIEVINDVD, via the coding sequence ATGAAACTAAATAGTCTGTGCATTGCAGTTATGCTTGCGACCTCTGCCTATGTAAATGCTGCAGAAATATATAACCAAGAGCAAAGCTATCAAGCTGGTAGCCAAGTATCATTTAATGGGGATATATATGAAGCTAAATGGTGGGCAAATCCGGGTCAAAGTCCTGCTGATGTTGCTGCAAATCCATGGGATACACCTTGGGAGCTTATCTCAGAAGGAGATGGTGTAACGCCTCCGCCACCAGTTGTTGATCCTGAAGAGCCTGAGGTTGAATTACCTGAAGGGGATTATCCCCAATATAAAGAGGGTGAAAAATACAAAGGTGGTGATGTCGTTCAAAACGAAAATCAATTATACCGTTGTAAAACAGGCGTTACAGCTACTTGGTGTTCAGGAGCTGCTTGGGCCTATGCTCCAGGAACAGGTACTGCATGGGTAGATGCTTGGGAAAAAATTACCGAAGATGATCTTGTTCCACCAGTTGACCCAGAAATTCCACCTGTTGATCCTGAAGTTCCTCCAACAGGCGGAGACTATAAAGTAAATCAATCTACATTGGATGCTAAAGAAGCGGAATTAACAAATTTTGATGTAATGAATGATGTAAAAGCATCCATTGCCACATTAGATAATGAAACTGTTGAACGCATTATTTCCGGTGCAGAATCAAACCCTGATAACGTAAAACGTATTGAGCAAATTGTTTCTGAAAGTACATGGAATTTCTTATTCCCTAAGCGTGCTCCTGAATATACATATCGCCATTTCTTACAGGCAACAGGTAAATTCCCAGCATTTTGTGGTACTTATGAAGATGGTCGTGATTCTGATGCTATCTGTAAAAAGTCTCTAGCAACTATGTTTGCTCACTTTACTCAAGAGACCGGTGGCCACACTGCTCATTGGGAAGTGCCTGAGTGGCGTCAAGGTTTAGTTCATGTTCGTGAGATGGGCTGGACTGAAGAAATGCGTGGTGGCTATAACGGTGAATGTAATCCTGATGTATGGCAGGGGCAAACATGGCCATGTGGTACGTTTGATAACGGAGAATTTAAATCATATTTTGGTCGTGGAGCGAAGCAGTTAAGTTATAACTACAACTATGGCCCATTTTCTGATGCAATGTTTGGTACCGTTCGAACTCTGTTAGATAACCCTGAAATGGTGGCAGATACGTGGTTAAACCTGTCTTCAGCGGTCTTTTTCTTTGTTTATCCACAACCACCAAAGCCAAGCATGTTGCATGTTATTGATGGAACATGGCAACCAAACCAAGCAGATTTAAATAACGGCTTAGTTCCTGGATTTGGTGTAACCACTCAGATCATTAATGGTGGTGTTGAGTGTGGTGGCAGTGTTGAAGTAGCACAATCGTTAAATCGTATTAAATATTACAAAGAAATGGCAAATTACCTAGGTGTGCCAATTGAAGATACCGAAATACTTGGTTGTAAAGGCATGAAGCAGTTTGATGCTGCAGGCGCTGGAGCAGTTAATATTTACTGGGAGCAAGATTGGGGATGGTCAAGTGAAACGCCAGATGGTAAAGCTTATGCATGCCAATTAGTGGGTTACCAAACACCTCATTCGGCATTTAAGTTCCGCGATTATACTAAATGTGTAGAAGCGAACTTCCCGAATATTGAAGTAATTAATGATGTAGATTAA
- a CDS encoding LysR family transcriptional regulator, producing MLDLHWLKTFVTLAELKHFGKTAAALHMTQPNVSLHIKQLESATRVKLIERNPFHLTEAGNRLLMTSQNTLMELQVCQADLNAINDLSRGTLTIAASDIISRLLLIGPFQLFKQEFPGIDFSLLNTTSSQASELVKSAEADLGFVIAQKESQPLHFTELQQIKWCALGNHLEEWQQAHLDPTIVLDEEPTLILLGHDTRTRDLLDLALPSLKLPKYRIMEVGSVDAQIDWAEAGFGVAIVPEFSIHPKRDLKTKVTPLPEFPTTSLGYIVRQNQILSKAIKQLLKWVDDEIIRSQK from the coding sequence ATGTTAGATCTTCATTGGCTGAAAACCTTCGTGACATTGGCTGAATTAAAGCATTTTGGTAAAACAGCGGCAGCGTTACATATGACTCAGCCCAATGTTAGCTTGCATATTAAACAGTTAGAGTCGGCAACACGCGTGAAATTGATAGAGAGAAATCCTTTTCATTTAACGGAAGCGGGCAATCGCTTATTAATGACGAGTCAAAATACGTTAATGGAGTTGCAAGTATGCCAAGCGGATTTGAATGCGATTAATGATTTGAGTCGAGGTACGTTAACCATCGCAGCAAGCGATATTATCTCGCGTTTATTATTGATAGGGCCATTTCAATTATTTAAGCAAGAATTCCCTGGGATTGATTTCTCATTGCTTAATACCACTTCTTCACAAGCATCTGAACTAGTAAAAAGTGCAGAGGCTGATTTGGGTTTTGTTATTGCTCAGAAAGAAAGTCAACCTCTGCATTTTACCGAATTGCAGCAAATAAAATGGTGTGCATTGGGTAACCATCTTGAAGAGTGGCAACAAGCACATTTGGATCCTACAATTGTTTTGGATGAAGAACCAACTTTGATTTTGTTAGGGCACGACACTAGAACGAGAGACTTGTTAGACTTGGCATTACCTTCGTTGAAATTACCTAAATATCGAATCATGGAAGTAGGTAGTGTCGATGCCCAAATTGACTGGGCTGAAGCGGGATTTGGTGTAGCGATTGTGCCTGAGTTTTCTATTCATCCAAAGCGAGATCTTAAAACAAAAGTAACGCCGTTACCTGAATTTCCAACAACAAGTTTAGGTTATATAGTTCGTCAAAATCAGATTTTATCTAAGGCAATTAAACAATTATTAAAGTGGGTGGACGACGAGATTATTCGCTCTCAAAAGTAG
- a CDS encoding adenylosuccinate synthetase gives MPSIVVVGANWGDEGKGRIVDFLAAEAAASIRFQGGNNAGHTVVNDFGTFKLHQLPSGIFNPNCTAVLGPGMVISPAALSEEIAEVKAAGIEVKMHISDRATLCLPIHALEDTLEELRLGDGAYGSTRQGIAPAYGDRVMKKGILVGWLKQPDVLLERIKFMLDWKMPQLKALYPTCDFSQTAEEMTEWLLEVTAPWREFICNVTEPLKVMQKNDANLLVEAQLGAGRDLVYGEYPWTTSSNVTAAYAGIGSGLPALRPERVIAVAKSFSSSVGTGTLVTAMEEQDNFREAANEYGAVTGRPRDMGYFDAVATRNGVELQAATEIALTKIDCLSGMADLRICTSYAGEHTENPIWPQTSALTPVYEKMEAWEEDITGCRTFESLPKAAQAYVLRIEELMGVPVSMVSVGPEREQMIIR, from the coding sequence ATGCCGTCTATTGTTGTTGTTGGTGCTAATTGGGGCGATGAAGGTAAAGGCCGCATCGTTGATTTTCTTGCTGCTGAAGCGGCTGCAAGTATTCGTTTTCAAGGTGGTAATAACGCCGGTCATACAGTGGTAAATGACTTTGGTACCTTTAAACTACACCAACTTCCAAGCGGTATTTTTAACCCAAACTGTACAGCGGTTCTTGGCCCTGGCATGGTTATTAGTCCAGCTGCATTAAGTGAAGAAATTGCTGAAGTAAAAGCCGCAGGCATCGAAGTTAAAATGCACATTTCTGATCGTGCAACACTTTGCCTTCCAATCCATGCACTTGAAGATACATTAGAAGAATTACGTTTAGGTGATGGCGCTTACGGTTCAACTCGTCAGGGGATTGCTCCTGCATACGGCGACCGTGTTATGAAAAAAGGCATTCTTGTTGGTTGGCTAAAACAACCTGATGTACTTCTTGAGCGTATTAAATTCATGCTTGATTGGAAAATGCCACAACTTAAAGCGCTTTACCCGACTTGTGATTTCAGCCAAACCGCTGAAGAAATGACAGAATGGCTATTAGAAGTAACAGCACCTTGGCGTGAATTTATTTGTAATGTGACTGAACCGCTAAAAGTGATGCAGAAAAACGATGCAAATTTATTGGTTGAAGCACAACTAGGTGCAGGCCGTGATTTAGTTTACGGTGAATATCCATGGACAACATCTTCAAATGTTACAGCAGCTTACGCTGGTATCGGTAGTGGTTTACCTGCATTACGCCCTGAACGTGTTATTGCTGTTGCGAAATCATTCAGTTCTTCAGTTGGTACAGGTACATTAGTTACTGCAATGGAAGAGCAAGATAACTTCCGTGAAGCAGCTAACGAATATGGTGCAGTAACAGGTCGTCCACGTGACATGGGTTACTTTGATGCAGTAGCAACACGCAACGGTGTTGAACTGCAAGCAGCAACTGAAATCGCATTAACAAAAATCGACTGCTTAAGTGGCATGGCGGATCTTAGAATCTGTACATCTTATGCTGGTGAACATACTGAGAACCCTATTTGGCCTCAAACATCAGCACTAACTCCTGTGTACGAAAAAATGGAAGCATGGGAAGAAGACATTACAGGTTGTCGTACTTTTGAAAGCCTACCAAAAGCGGCTCAAGCGTATGTATTACGTATTGAAGAATTAATGGGAGTGCCTGTAAGCATGGTATCTGTTGGTCCTGAGCGTGAGCAAATGATCATCCGTTAA
- the pepT gene encoding peptidase T, which produces MNVVERFLGYTKINTTTNQANGAAGIMPSSEGQYELACLVKKELEALGCTDILLRDTAILTATLPSNTEKKLPTVAFFGHLDTSSERTEDTHAEVVHYEGGDIPLATGPVLSLAEYPELTNYIGQDIIVSDGQSLLGADDKAAIAAILNALQFFKDNPDVEHGTVKVGFVPDEEQGLLGANAFDVDGFGADFAYTLDCCGIGEFVCENWNAGNAVVTFTGQSAHPMNSKGNLINSLLLANSFMSRFPEKETPEHTEGREGYYWMKKLAGNSAKTVLNMDIRDFTESGYMYRKAFIVEQVRMFNEENNNRATLELSDRYSNVHNFLKGSMLPVDLAMEAYKENDIEPKVIPMRGGYDGAVLSEKGLPCPNIFTGAHNFHSIFEYLPVPSLIAASNVVKTIIINLTKHEEV; this is translated from the coding sequence ATGAATGTAGTAGAACGTTTCTTAGGTTACACAAAGATTAATACGACAACAAACCAAGCTAATGGGGCAGCAGGCATTATGCCTTCAAGTGAAGGGCAATATGAATTGGCTTGTTTGGTTAAAAAAGAATTAGAAGCGCTAGGTTGTACAGATATTCTTCTTCGTGATACCGCTATTCTTACGGCAACTCTGCCATCTAATACCGAAAAAAAATTACCAACCGTTGCTTTCTTTGGGCACCTTGATACCAGCTCTGAACGTACAGAAGACACTCATGCAGAAGTGGTTCATTATGAAGGTGGCGATATTCCTCTCGCAACAGGACCTGTTTTATCTTTAGCTGAATATCCAGAACTAACTAATTATATTGGTCAAGACATCATTGTAAGTGACGGTCAATCATTATTAGGCGCAGATGATAAAGCAGCCATTGCCGCTATCTTAAATGCGTTACAGTTTTTTAAAGACAACCCAGATGTTGAACATGGTACGGTTAAGGTTGGTTTTGTTCCTGATGAAGAACAAGGTCTTTTAGGGGCGAATGCTTTTGATGTTGACGGTTTTGGGGCTGATTTTGCTTACACTTTGGATTGCTGCGGTATTGGTGAGTTTGTATGTGAAAACTGGAATGCAGGTAATGCGGTAGTTACGTTTACAGGGCAATCTGCGCATCCGATGAACTCTAAAGGTAATTTGATTAACTCTTTGCTACTGGCTAATTCATTCATGTCCCGCTTCCCTGAGAAAGAAACTCCTGAGCATACTGAGGGGAGGGAAGGCTATTACTGGATGAAGAAGTTGGCAGGAAATTCTGCCAAAACAGTGCTTAATATGGATATCCGTGATTTTACAGAATCGGGATATATGTACCGTAAAGCTTTTATTGTTGAACAAGTTCGAATGTTCAATGAAGAAAACAATAACCGCGCAACTCTTGAATTAAGTGATCGTTACAGTAACGTTCATAACTTTTTAAAAGGCTCTATGCTACCAGTTGATCTTGCAATGGAAGCATATAAGGAAAATGACATTGAACCTAAAGTTATACCGATGCGCGGCGGCTATGATGGTGCGGTTTTGTCTGAAAAAGGTTTGCCATGCCCTAACATTTTTACCGGCGCACATAACTTTCACTCAATATTTGAATACCTTCCTGTCCCATCTTTAATTGCTGCAAGCAATGTCGTAAAAACGATTATTATTAACTTAACGAAACATGAAGAGGTGTAG